In Aspergillus nidulans FGSC A4 chromosome II, a single window of DNA contains:
- a CDS encoding protein ffkA (transcript_id=CADANIAT00004006), whose translation MATSTYLSTRSAYGTRYSTSTSGAPESYEIRKDHYDLFLLIQDLVRGIDGFMLEFPVDDWGQQQSIKITLGSGGFSSVQRRIAKGRWGNRSVMAYKSIRPRFDQDGRFDDQDALEQAVVELRLLSASGIRSHRHITQLRGISFETPHHRTDGYLAPVLMFDASSMGNLLDFIRDPVRMVDGPYWEFCLDVARGLQALHGHGFIHGDVKCENVLIFPARTPQGRSLIAKVTDFGCSMVIDEVGSQTRLRGSTIPYDAPEADNVIERGNLVFTDVYSFGLLVWRVLIDGADPFKHSRYATMNATVERYNYSLIREDKRNGTALSLALDRAMDPDSGLSPEIANVLGEVLSIALNPEPQKRDLGRIMEVLDRPENLQKRLFGLVPSNAQFLREFTKFEIDRFVGHAQASRGLAQWESVPAKADQAYHIVRKYGILNSDFRGFGMSRLSPVSGALRDLLLTTENLYRTHGQPIPALHFPKLPASNDPARNPEAVWQSLMHTIYLISKDAGAMVTSVGKEMNSLLERAPNPRRDGRFGAVQGLFDFPGGLAAADTMAMMSEDIVPMAASQDARPTQLFTDIALRARRLVVQADRCLAAIEEAICHCIGFGVKQDHSRYLAIMKECCEAGYQPAQAALSQIRHALGLPLGDGVHPYPISHGGELPLPESVTSFPYSTDLHRAVVQRNQTALIDLIRNGASSMGTAGPAIFHKQHSFALDAVQLACSYHDAEMLEILLDAAPFYPINVDGNTSLGLLYFAIQCQNTHLRMARYGIDTYFQLEKTMQLLLRRGSANIVDKDGMTALHLAAACDMPEILEYVLTVDALTQDINTELDGKTPLDIAIFKGRPAAFDLLVAAGAQVSRSSLTGHALNIPVQVTPSNDYFLKKTLELGAQTLTPNDKHTALKRALQLQQWAIADFLMSQGANINGLTMNPSQTFIRFTVFGDVLSSWNLGDTLAVLDRLMSLAAKHNQEPQFIVSPSLHSSALHIVAGQLSAMTQEEVARIYPLLLAKFPSKDQLEARDYRGWTALHLAVSVRNVVAVRALLDAGADINSMALVEGYPAGPSPKDMAFGQFFSRASFLDFEPNSRDRADRALEQLIKLFTSERYSKLAKRSVTLRAEQRPSVTAQPRQVMDYVDELAQRSRPLHPQHSVSLTDQVVQAVAGGDNQKAVQMYQKTGHENVGKSIEWAGIECVRFLQHEGAGLLRDMGLLDDYLSD comes from the exons ATGGCGACGAGCACGTACTTGTCCACCCGCTCAGCGTACGGAACACGGTACTCAACATCGACTAGTGGAGCACCCGAGTCCTACGAGATACGTAAAGACCATTATGATCTGTTCCTTCTGATTCAGGATCTGGTCCGCGGGATCGATGGATTCATGCTTGAGTTCCCAGTCGACGACTGGGGTCAACAGCAATCGATCAAGATCACTCTTGGGTCAGGCGGCTTCTCTTCCGTCCAGCGCAGGATCGCGAAAGGACGCTGGGGCAATCGAAGCGTCATGGCGTACAAGAGTATCAGACCCCGGTTTGATCAGGACGGGCGATTTGATGACCAGGACGCTCTGGAACAGGCTGTTGTCGAGTTGAGATTACTATCGGCATCAGGAATCCGTTCACATCGACATATTACGCAGCTGAGAGGGATCTCATTTGAGACGCCTCATCACCGTACGGACGGATATCTTGCCCCCGTGCTGATGTTTGATGCTTCATCAATGGGAAATCTGCTTGATTTCATCCGCGATCCTGTTCGAATGGTAGACGGGCCTTACTGGGAATTCTGCCTGGACGTTGCGCGAGGACTGCAAGCGCTCCATGGCCACGGATTTATTCACGGCGACGTCAAATGCGAGAACGTGCTCATTTTCCCGGCCAGAACACCGCAAGGGCGTAGCTTGATCGCTAAAGTGACGGACTTTGGATGTTCAATGGTCATTGACGAGGTCGGCTCTCAGACACGACTGCGAGGGTCAACCATTCCCTACGATGCTCCAGAAGCAGACAATGTCATTGAGCGCGGTAACCTTGTATTCACAGACGTCTATTCATTCGGCCTGCTGGTGTGGCGTGTTCTGATAGATGGGGCTGACCCCTTCAAGCACTCGCGGTACGCAACGATGAATGCCACGGTGGAGCGCTACAACTACAGCTTGATTCGAGAGGATAAACGCAATGGAACAGCTCTGAGCCTTGCATTGGATCGAGCTATGGACCCTGATTCCGGACTCTCGCCCGAGATAGCGAACGTCTTAGGCGAAGTTCTTAGTATTGCTCTGAATCCGGAGCCTCAAAAGCGAGACCTGGGCCGTATCATGGAAGTACTTGATCGACCGGAAAA CCTTCAAAAACGTCTCTTCGGCCTTGTCCCTTCCAATGCCCAGTTCCTGCGCGAGTTCACCAAGTTCGAGATCGACCGGTTTGTTGGGCACGCCCAAGCAAGTCGAGGTCTGGCTCAGTGGGAATCGGttccagcaaaagcagaCCAGGCCTACCACATCGTCCGCAAGTACGGCATACTCAACTCGGACTTTCGCGGGTTCGGAATGTCTCGACTGTCTCCCGTCTCTGGCGCTCTGAGAGATTTGCTCTTAACGACCGAGAACCTGTACCGTACACATGGGCAACCAATACCTGCTCTTCACTTTCCTAAACTCCCAGCATCAAATGACCCCGCCAGAAATCCAGAGGCCGTTTGGCAGTCCCTGATGCACACCATTTATTTGATCAGTAAAGATGCCGGTGCAATGGTAACGAG TGTTGGCAAGGAGATGAATTCCCTACTCGAACGGGCCCCAAACCCTCGGAGAGATGGACGGTTTGGCGCCGTACAG GGATTGTTCGATTTCCCGGGTGGACTAGCTGCTGCAGATACGATGGCCATGATGAGTGAAGACATTGTGCCTATGGCGGCCTCACAAGATGCACGGCCA ACGCAACTCTTCACCGATATCGCCTTGCGTGCGCGGCGCCTTGTAGTGCAAGCAGACAGGTGTTTGGCGGCAATTGAGGAGGCGATCTGTCACTGCATCGGTTTTGGTGTCAAACAGGACCATTCTCGGTATCTTGCTATAATGAAGGAATGTTGCGAAGCTGGGTACCAGCCGGCTCAAGCAGCTCTGTCACAGATTCGTCATGCTCTCGGTTTGCCCTTGGGAGACGGTGTTCACCCATACCCTATTAGCCATGGGGGCGAGTTACCTTTACCTGAGTCCGTCACTTCTTTTCCCTATAGTACAGACCTGCATCGAGCCGTCGTGCAACGGAACCAAACGGCTCTAATCGACCTTATCCGCAACGGGGCATCTTCAATGGGTACAGCAGGGCCCGCTATCTTCCATAAGCAGCATAGCTTTGCATTGGACGCTGTTCAGCTTGCTTGCAGCTACCATGATGCAGAGATGTTGGAAATTCTACTGGATGCAGCGCCGTTTTATCCTATAAATGTCGACGGAAACACATCCCTTGGGCTGCTATATTTCGCCATCCAGTGTCAAAACACGCATCTGCGAATGGCGCGGTATGGGATAGACACCTACTtccagctggagaagacaaTGCAACTACTTCTCCGTCGCGGTTCCGCCAACATTGTGGATAAGGATGGCATGACAGCACTGCATCTGGCTGCTGCCTGTGATATGCCGGAAATACTGGAATACGTCCTCACAGTTGACGCTCTTACTCAAGACATTAACACCGAGTTAGATGGCAAAACGCCGCTGGATATAGCTATTTTCAAGGGAAGACCGGCTGCTTTTGATCTGCTCGTGGCGGCGGGCGCACAAGTATCACGCAGCTCCCTGACCGGCCATGCTCTCAACATTCCCGTCCAAGTTACGCCGAGCAACGATTATTTTCTCAAAAAGACCTTAGAGTTAGGAGCACAAACTTTAACACCAAACGATAAACATACTGCGCTCAAGAGGgctctccaactccagcagTGGGCTATAGCGGACTTTCTCATGTCGCAGGGGGCTAATATCAACGGGCTAACCATGAACCCCAGCCAAACTTTTATTCGATTCACAGTATTTGGCGACGTACTTTCTTCCTGGAATCTAGGCGATACACTTGCCGTGCTAGATCGCCTGATGTCTCTGGCAGCAAAACACAACCAAGAACCGCAGTTTATCGTCTCTCCCAGCCTGCACTCATCGGCCCTCCATATCGTCGCCGGTCAATTATCAGCtatgacccaggaagaagttGCCCGAATCTACCCCTTACTCCTCGCAAAATTTCCATCCAAAGATCAACTCGAGGCAAGAGACTACAGAGGATGGACCGCACTGCACCTGGCGGTTTCAGTACGAAATGTTGTTGCGGTGCGCGCATTACTTGACGCCGGTGCAGACATCAACAGCATGGCTCTCGTCGAGGGGTACCCTGCTGGACCATCTCCCAAGGACATGGCATTCGGACAGTTCTTCAGTCGAGCTAGCTTCCTCGATTTCGAACCCAACTCAAGGGACAGAGCGGACCGGGCTTTGGAACAGCTAATCAAGCTCTTCACTTCTGAGCGTTATTCAAAGCTTGCGAAGCGAAGTGTCACTCTCCGTGCTGAGCAGCGGCCCTCTGTGACTGCCCAACCCCGCCAAGTAATGGATTACGTCGATGAGCTCGCGCAACGTTCGCGGCCACTACACCCGCAGCACTCAGTATCCCTTACAGACCAAGTCGTGCAAgctgttgctggtggtgaTAATCAGAAGGCTGTTCAAATGTATCAGAAGACTGGTCATGAGAACGTTGGGAAGTCAATCGAGTGGGCTGGCATCGAGTGTGTAAGGTTTTTGCAGCATGAGGGCGCTGGGTTGCTAAGGGATATGGGACTTTTGGACGATTATCTGAGTGATTGA
- a CDS encoding FMN-dependent alpha-hydroxy acid dehydrogenase (transcript_id=CADANIAT00004004) produces the protein MYTRKDVAHHNARHSCWVIVSNHVYDVTKFLDAHPGGAGAILLYAGKDATAVFEATHPAGTLGQLPHEYHLGPVAPITRDAEFSLASKENRGGSQSSESPVPAPTPHLHTVQNLNEFESIAKACLSPNAWAYYNSAADSLASFHKNLTDWSKIALRPRILRNVSKVSLGRTIMGHRSSLPVFIAPTARAKLGHPDGEVCLARAAARHNILYAVSSYASIGHAELAEEFVKEKTRLVPISARSAQGALGFQLYLPYDKERGGRALIAKAKDLGFQALVVTVDTPVVGKREADERFQAELEVISSDRAAVQVNVPRKAEPGGDAPVLRGFHSSSLEWDDIPWIREAWGPQPLIIKGIQTAEDALRASEAGIDGIYLSNHGGRQLDYAPSSIQTLLEINRFCPEVLKRVEVYLDGGVRRGTDVIKAICLGAKGVGLGRPLLYALSGYGTGGVDKALQILSDEIETSLRLMGVVDVSELDLSFVNTTALEKDLVSSFLHLKDYSSIA, from the exons ATGTATACCCGCAAAGACGTTGCCCACCATAACGCCCGGCACTCATGCTGGGTCATTGTCAGCAACCATGTCTACGACGTGACCAAGTTCCTCGACGCACACCCCGGCGGCGCGGGCGCCATTCTGCTTTATGCGGGAAAAGATGCGACAGCCGTTTTTGAGGCGACGCATCCAGCGGGGACATTAGGGCAGCTTCCTCACG AATACCATCTCGGACCTGTTGCCCCTATCACCAGGGATGCAGAATTCAGTTTGGCTTCTAAGGAGAACAGAGGGGGCTCGCAAAGCTCTGAGTCACCTGTGCCTGCGCCCACACCCCATCTTCACACCGTCCAAAACCTGAACGAGTTCGAGTCCATCGCAAAGGCCTGCTTGTCTCCAAACGCCTGGGCCTACTACAATTCTGCTGCAGACTCCCTCGCGTCTTTTCACAAGAACTTGACAGACTGGTCCAAGATCGCTTTACGGCCTCGCATCCTGCGAAACGTATCCAAGGTGTCTCTGGGAAGGACCATCATGGGCCATCGAAGTAGTCTCCCTGTATTTATTGCACCCACTGCGCGCGCAAAGCTAGGTCATCCAGACGGCGAGGTGTGTCTTGCGCGTGCCGCTGCGAGACATAATATCCTTTACGCGGTTTCGAGCTACGCCTCTATTGGACATGCCGAATTAGCAGAAGAGTTCGTCAAAGAGAAAACTAGGTTGGTCCCTATAAGTGCGCGGTCTGCGCAAGGAGCCCTAGGTTTCCAGCTATACCTACCGTATGACAAGGAAAGAGGCGGACGGGCATTGATTGCGAAGGCAAAGGACTTGGGGTTTCAAGCGCTAGTTGTCACTGTTGACACGCCCGTTGTCGGGAAACGCGAAGCTGATGAGCGTTTTcaggcggagctggaggtgaTCTCTTCTGACCGTGCAGCCGTGCAGGTCAACGTACCGCGAAAGGCCGAGCCTGGTGGTGACGCTCCTGTTCTCCGCGGGTTCCATTCGTCTTCACTCGAGTGGGACGATATCCCATGGATACGGGAGGCTTGGGGCCCGCAGCCGCTGATTATCAAGGGGATTCAGACAGCCGAAGATGCGCTTCGGGCGAGCGAGGCAGGTATTGATGGGATATACCTCAGTAACCACGGTGGCCGGCAGCTAGACTACGCGCCCAGTTCAATTCAGACACTCCTCGAGATTAATCGTTTTTGTCCGGAGGTTCTCAAACGAGTCGAGGTGTACCTGGACGGAGGCGTGCGACGGGGAACAGATGTTATCAAGGCGATTTGCCTCGGTGCGAAGGGGGTAGGGCTGGGCCGGCCGCTGTTGTACGCGCTCAGCGGGTATGGGACTGGCGGGGTCGATAAAGCATTACAGA TTTTGAGTGATGAAATCGAGACCAGTTTGCGTCTTATGGGCGTTGTTGACGTGTCCGAGTTAGATTTGTCGTTTGTGAACACGACTGCTCTGGAAAAGGACCTGGTCTCC TCTTTCCTTCACCTAAAAGATTATTCAAGCATAGCCTGA
- a CDS encoding alpha/beta fold hydrolase (transcript_id=CADANIAT00004002): protein MQKAAPGLTDFVYAPLVSTGMRSPGNPTMYDDAIGIREVIRPLVEAGKRLVLNGEAQCRDPDNLLFHDVDKDVATIYQPLLKCQPAEGWVGKCTYCGWEKVPSSYLLTEHDRVLSPRVQEICAGISGSEVIRIPAGHLPMLSDPKMLAEKVVSCLKLDSD from the exons ATGCAAAAGGCCGCGCCTGGTCTAACAGACTTTGTCTACGCTCCGCTTGTATCTACAGGAATGCGCAGCCCCGGCAACCCAACCATGTACGACGACGCAATTGGAATCCGCGAGGTCATTAGGCCACTTGTCGAGGCAGGAAAACGACTCGTGCTT AACGGCGAGGCACAATGTCGCGATCCAGACAACCTCTTATTCCACGATGTTGACAAAGATGTCGCCACCATATACCAGCCGTTACTCAAGTGCCAACCTGCTGAGGGGTGGGTTGGGAAATGCACATATTGCGGGTGGGAGAAGGTTCCAAGCAGCTATCTGCTGACCGAGCATGATCGGGTCCTCTCCCCGCGAGTGCAGGAGATATGTGCTGGAATTTCGGGGTCAGAGGTGATTAGGATTCCGGCCGGCCACTTGCCCATGTTGAGTGACCCTAAGATGCTGGCTGAGAAGGTGGTTTCTTGTTTGAAGCTGGACAGTGATTAA
- a CDS encoding uncharacterized protein (transcript_id=CADANIAT00004003): protein MFNATQHVGSVTISTHERSLELLSDGVLGSSVTNWSLVYLCFLASFVLCPLYLPAAMLECPHSRPYRRRSSSSSVHIRDFSTERGRLQSRPPAVPVAQSLRNSELAINPELKLLLSAKRTIIATCAVVACFILIGFNRLHLIPAASKFSSEEAWGGLKPYWTTEQEETRFAYVQYATNFDYLCNAPGTSREQIALTRIRQQYPHVKLRPVWVLSTSNGDPTWHKSLTKFYAFDLTECIRVLVLDSDSMVLNNMDHYFLSSRPRGQPNKNTFERIIEEARSSDAFDMEVLNRLRVSHQGPPPVPFRGQDAEWNATVEVSRAYLVHFSDWPLPKPWLPHSQSQWEAALPEFRDGEEYAETPDRPRCAERFTWTGFMRIIIMTRRSWEFKECTVITWP, encoded by the exons ATGTTCAATGCCACTCAACATGTTGGATCAGTTACTATCTCCACGCATGAGCGGAGCCTGGAGCTTCTCAGTGATGGCGTGTTAGGTTCCAGCGTGACGAATTGG TCATTGGTTTATCTCTG CTTCCTCGCTAGTTTCGTCCTCTGCCCGTTATATCTTCCGGCCGCTATGCTGGAATGTCCTCACAGTCGGCCATACAGACGCCGCTCTTCCAGCAGTTCTGTACACATTCGCGACTTTTCTACAGAGCGTGGGCGCCTACAATCTCGACCTCCTGCCGTACCAGTGGCGCAGTCACTGAGAA ATTCTGAGCTTGCTATCAATCCTGAGCTGAAATTGCTCCTCTCCGCCAAACGCACGATCATTGCGACATGCGCAGTAGTAGCATGTTTTATACTGATCGGTTTTAACCGGCTACACCTCATACCTGCCGCGAGCAAGTTTTCGTCAGAAGAAGCATGGGGCGGGCTAAAGCCGTATTGGACCACCGAACAGGAGGAGACCCGGTTTGCCTACGTTCAATATGCGACGAATTTCGACTACTTGTGCAATGCG CCCGGCACAAGTCGCGAGCAGATCGCCCTGACTCGAATCCGCCAACAATACCCGCACGTCAAACTGCGACCAGTCTGGGTGCTCTCAACGTCAAACGGCGACCCTACCTGGCATAAGAGTCTAACTAAGTTTTACGCCTTCGACCTGACCGAGTGTATCCGCGTCCTGGTCCTCGACTCCGACTCTATGGTGCTGAACAATATGGACCActacttcctctcctctcgcCCCCGTGGCC AGCCGAATAAGAATACCTTTGAGCGCATCATCGAGGAAGCGAGGTCCTCGGACGCGTTTGACATGGAGGTGCTGAATCGCCT GCGAGTTTCGCACCAAGGACCACCTCCAGTACCTTTCAGAGGCCAAGATGCAGAGTGGAATGCTACGGTGGAAGTTTCACGGGCGTATCTGGTTCATTTCAGTGACTGGCCGCTGCCGAAGCCGTGGCTGCCTCATTCTCAGTCGCAATGGGAGGCGGCGCTGCCGGAATTTCGCGATGGTGAAGAATATGCCGAGACGCCTGATAGGCCAAGATGTGCAGAGCGGTTTACGTGGACTGGTTTTATGAGGATTATTATCATGACCAGAAGAAG TTGGGAATTCAAGGAATGCACTGTCATAACCTGGCCCTGA
- a CDS encoding uncharacterized protein (transcript_id=CADANIAT00004005), whose protein sequence is MEPLGVGLGTAALLSTVLDVFALVTSFRSYSESSTVLFRQLELEREVLLRWAVEVGLHPARASLSNCAIPPNLLPLVHNTVATIGSVLAKATSPIGGDNKELETGPHYLGQVLERLQKETQPKHSQSRLSRSLARLGWAIGEEARLKDLIATIHAYNTSLHNLIPKPLQISLDGSIMQAILAEPDPNRLLEIQRAGVHWRRALSVAASVAALQQQASTPIPPSTNQLMLSRARFASLGQDMARYQTKYTNNGITEVLIEWRAYRIPPNSETKMTYLNTCLDLARLLHASQNLETYRTLDCLGILDDVEFQPHSRVGLVYRVPLAVAAAGPPVKVFTLHDLINLKEFSRPSLDERFELARNLATALHRLFVSRWYHKNLNSKNILFFTQAADGRGSCVQPYLSGFDYARPDSPDEMTIKPEADEFCDRYRHPQCTHPDSRSTIPFRRRFDVYSLGILLMEIGRWETVDRMHKDYSAQKARAAGKGSVVAPVPLESFQRYVRTRCVESLAFRMGTIYTNAVKFCLHDATEGGDTPSTPVVDTEQELVSGLNREVVAELAKCTVCTGSDE, encoded by the exons ATGGAACCTCTCGGCGTTGGACTAGGAacagcagccttgctgtCAACCGTATTGGATGTCTTTGCTCTGGTGACCTCGTTTCGTTCATATTCTGAGAGCTCGACTGTCCTTTTCCGCCAGCTGGAACTGGAGAGAGAGGTCTTGCTGCGGTGGGCAGTCGAAGTCGGACTCCATCCCGCCAGGGCTTCTTTATCGAACTGCGCCATTCCACCAAATCTGCTTCCATTAGTCCATAATACAGTCGCCACGATCGGTTCTGTTCTAGCAAAGGCAACTTCACCAATTGGAGGGGACaacaaggagctggagaccggCCCGCACTACCTTGGGCAGGTACTTGAAAGGCTACAGAAGGAGACCCAGCCCAAGCATAGCCAGTCGCGACTCTCAAGGTCTCTTGCCCGGCTGGGATGGGCAATCGGCGAGGAAGCGCGACTGAAAGACCTGATCGCTACGATCCATGCGTACAATACCAGCCTCCATAACCTCATTCCGAAGCCCCTCCAGATTTCCTTGGACGGATCGATCATGCAAGCGATTCTCGCCGAACCAGATCCAAACAGGCTGTTGGAGATACAACGCGCAGGAGTGCATTGGCGAAGAGCTTTATCTGTGGCCGCAAGCGTGGCagcactgcagcagcaagcatCAACGCCGATTCCTCCGTCCACCAACCAGCTCATGCTATCACGCGCTAGGTTCGCCTCTCTTGGACAGGATATGGCACGGTACCAAACAAAGTATACAAATAATGGAATAACCGAGGTCCTCATCGAATGGCGAGCTTACAGAATCCCGCCCAACTCAGAGACGAAAATGACATACCTCAATACTTGCCTCGACCTTGCCCGGCTTCTCCATGCTAGTCAGAACCTGGAGACGTACCGCACTCTTGACTGTCTGGGAATCCTGGACGATGTTGAGTTCCAACCGCATTCCCGAGTAGGCCTGGTGTATCGGGTGCCCCTGGCAGTAGCCGCAGCAGGGCCGCCGGTCAAAGTGTTCACCCTACACGATCTGATTAACCTGAAGGAGTTCTCCAGACCGTCGCTTGATGAGCGCTTTGAGCTTGCCAGGAACCTTGCAACAGCACTTCACCGGCTCTTTGTGTCTAGATGGTACCATAAAAACCTCAACTCGAAgaacatcctcttctttaCCCAGGCCGCTGACGGGAGAGGGAGCTGCGTTCAGCCCTATCTTTCTGGCTTCGACTACGCCCGCCCGGACTCTCCTGATGAAATGACGATTAAGCCGGAGGCAGACGAGTTCTGCGATCGATACCGCCACCCGCAGTGTACTCATCCAGACAGTCGGAGCACGATCCCGTTCAGGCGTCGATTTGACGTTTACAGTCTTGGTATCCTTCTGATGGAGATAGGGAGATGGGAAACCGTCGACAGAATGCACAAGGACTACAGCGCTCAGAAGGCCAGAGCTGCCGGCAAAGGCTCGGTAGTGGCGCCTGTCCCGTTGGAGAGCTTCCAGAGGTATGTGAGGACAAGATGCGTGGAGTCGCTTGCGTTCCGGATGGGAACAATCTACACAAACGCCGTCAAGTTCTGCCTGCATGATGCTACGGAAGGGGGCGACACTCCATCTACACCTGTCGTCGATACCGAGCAGGAGCTGGTATCCGGCTTGAACagggaggtggtggcggaACTCGCAAAGTGTACT GTTTGCACTGGGTCAGATGAATAA